ATCCTGATCGGTGGGTGTGTCTGCATTGGGAAAACGCCGTACTTCACCCGTACGAAATGCAATACGTTGCACCGTTTCTACAGGCTGAAAGAAAACATTCAGGGACGGTTTTCCATCGTTGATAATAACAGAATAAAAACGAGTAGTAGTATTCAATTCAATTCGAATACGGAGTGTTTCTCCGGCACGGTATTTACCCAGGCTCTTGTTGCGATAGCCTTGTTTGGTAAGCACATTTCCTGCACTATCCAATATCAGGCGTAGCGTTGCAGTGCCTTTACTATCCAGCACTTCCACGTATAAATCACCATGTTGATTTTGCGCCGGCGTAAGGCTAAAATCAATATTTACCTGCTTCGATTCTGGAAACAAACGTTCCGCTTTTGCATAATCAAAAGGATCGCTATCGTGCAGCGTTAGTCCTTTTTATCCAAAGAAACATTACACCACAAAGGGCTATAGATATTCCATTTGTTCCATGCGGCTATCGCGGTATCTGATGTAAAATCATCCTGCACATCAGCTGTTGCTTTATCTGCAACGGGCACAGGAATTTTGCTCACCCACATGTCCTCTTTGTTCATACTGTAGGTCACCCACATGTTGCCATCAGCAGGCTTGCCATTCATTTCCTGAATGCCCCGCACATACTGTGGTCCATAACTTTTGTAAGCGCCGCCATACCGCATCGAGGTTATTTCACCATTCACCAACAACAGATTGTTGTAATTCAAGCCATCCTTGCTTACACTCACAGCCAATGGCCAGCGAAACTCTGCCGGATTGTACACCGTTGCATAATTGCCATCGCTGGTGCGCTGACCCCATATTTTTGCATTGGCGTTGATAAAACCCGGAGCCCGAAGCGGACCATACTGCCATGTTTTACCTTCATCTTTGCTAATACTCGTTAATGCGTATTTCCACAAGCCTACTACATGGCCGTTGGGTAAATGATAAAAGTTGAATGCTTTAAAATCTTTTTGCAAAGGAATCAGCGGATCATTTCTGTCGGCCTCTTCTACAGTTTGCATCATGAGTAGTGGCGTCGCTAAAATTTCTTCGCATGCTGCCTGCAAAGCTTTATCACCAGATGATTTATAAAACGGATACACAGTGTTTTGCGCATTGAATGCATGGTTGTAGCGCAAAAAATAAATCGGGCCAAAGCTGCCATCAGCTTTTACCTCCCGAATAACACGGCCTATGCCATTGCCATCATTCGGATCATCTTTTGCACCCAGTACAATACCATAAAAACCCAATGCATACAATCGGTTGGCTTTCGATACATAAAAACCAAACCGCTGATGCATCACCGCAAAATTGTTGTGTGCTGTATCTTTTTTGCCGGGCTTTACATAACCATCCGGCACTTGGTATGGCGGAAAAATAATGACTGGTTCCGTCCACTCATATCCATTGGATGAAGATTGCAAAAGTGTTTGTCCGGCACCTTGATGTTCACCAACAGGATTGCT
The Phnomibacter ginsenosidimutans genome window above contains:
- a CDS encoding exo-alpha-sialidase, which encodes MRVVKNTIGAAALIFCMANVNVACAQDTVRYIGSTLANVDYHHGQLSPAMGVHNIQTMRANRADAPKPTAWTYNHAPMLAYWNNKFYLEYLSNPVGEHQGAGQTLLQSSSNGYEWTEPVIIFPPYQVPDGYVKPGKKDTAHNNFAVMHQRFGFYVSKANRLYALGFYGIVLGAKDDPNDGNGIGRVIREVKADGSFGPIYFLRYNHAFNAQNTVYPFYKSSGDKALQAACEEILATPLLMMQTVEEADRNDPLIPLQKDFKAFNFYHLPNGHVVGLWKYALTSISKDEGKTWQYGPLRAPGFINANAKIWGQRTSDGNYATVYNPAEFRWPLAVSVSKDGLNYNNLLLVNGEITSMRYGGAYKSYGPQYVRGIQEMNGKPADGNMWVTYSMNKEDMWVSKIPVPVADKATADVQDDFTSDTAIAAWNKWNIYSPLWCNVSLDKKD